In Hippoglossus stenolepis isolate QCI-W04-F060 chromosome 13, HSTE1.2, whole genome shotgun sequence, a single genomic region encodes these proteins:
- the LOC118120397 gene encoding gap junction alpha-8 protein, whose protein sequence is MGDWSFLGNILEEVNEHSTVIGRVWLTVLFIFRILILGTAAEFVWGDEQSDYVCNTQQPGCENVCYDEAFPISHIRLWVLQIIFVSTPSLVYVGHAVHHVHMEEKRKEREEAELSRQQELSEERLPLAPDQGSVRTTKETSTKGSKKFRLEGTLLRTYICHIIFKTLFEVGFVVGQYFLYGFRILPLYKCSRWPCPNTVDCFVSRPTEKTVFIIFMLAVACVSLFLNFVEISHLGLKKIRFVFRKPAPAPAQGEGSAPLPPQGKSLPPLAVSSLQRAKGYRLLEEEKAPPLSHLYPLAEVGMEAGRGAPPFQGLEEKAEDVLPMDDISKVYDETLPSYAQTTATAGVTLHEEEAEKVQPAEVERVEEAADEDVEVEEAVNREGVTPAEVALEATDTIEDTRPLSRLSKASSRARSDDLTV, encoded by the coding sequence ATGGGTGACTGGAGCTTTCTGGGTAATATTTTAGAGGAAGTTAACGAGCACTCTACGGTGATCGGCCGGGTGTGGCTCACAGTGCTCTTCATCTTCCGCATCCTCATCCTGGGCACGGCGGCGGAGTTTGTGTGGGGCGACGAGCAGTCCGACTATGTCTGTAACACACAGCAGCCTGGTTGTGAGAACGTGTGCTACGACGAGGCCTTCCCCATCTCCCACATCCGCCTGTGGGTGCTGCAGATCATCTTTGTGTCCACACCTTCTCTGGTGTATGTGGGCCACGCTGTGCACCATGTCCACATGGAGGAGAAACGTAAAGAGCGCGAGGAGGCAGAACTTAGCCGGCAGCAGGAGCTGAGCGAGGAGCGTCTCCCTCTGGCCCCCGATCAGGGAAGCGTCCGCACCACGAAAGAGACCAGCACAAAAGGAAGCAAGAAGTTCCGGCTGGAGGGAACTCTGCTGAGGACCTACATCTGCCACATCATCTTCAAGACACTGTTTGAGGTGGGCTTCGTGGTGGGCCAGTACTTCCTGTATGGCTTCCGCATCCTGCCACTGTACAAATGCAGCCGCTGGCCCTGTCCCAACACGGTGGACTGCTTTGTGTCCCGGCCAACGGAGAAGACCGTCTTTATCATCTTCATGTTGGCCGTGGCCTgtgtctccctcttcctcaaCTTTGTGGAGATCAGTCACCTGGGCCTGAAGAAGATTCGCTTTGTCTTTCGTAAGCCTGCCCCGGCCCCGGCCCAAGGTGAGGGCTCGGCGCCCCTGCCACCACAAGGGAAGAGCCTGCCCCCCCTAGCTGTGTCCTCCCTGCAGAGAGCGAAAGGTTacaggctgctggaggaggagaaagctcCCCCCTTATCTCACCTCTACCCACTGGCCGAGGTAGGCATGGAGGCTGGCAGAGGGGCCCCACCCTTTCAGGGGCTGGAGGAGAAGGCGGAGGACGTGCTGCCCATGGATGACATCTCTAAGGTGTACGATGAGACTCTGCCCTCTTACGCCCAGACCACTGCGACAGCGGGGGTGACATTACACGAGGAGGAGGCCGAGAAGGTTCAGCCGGCGGAGGtggagagggtggaggaggctgCGGATGAGGATGTGGAGGTAGAGGAGGCAGTGAACAGGGAGGGGGTAACTCCGGCCGAGGTGGCGTTGGAGGCCACGGATACGATAGAAGACACCAGACCGCTGAGCCGACTGAGCAAAGCCAGCAGCAGGGCCAGGTCAGACGATCTCACTGTATGA
- the LOC118120398 gene encoding uncharacterized protein LOC118120398 isoform X1, with the protein MYTSPPISNPDNIVAMDDVSTYLSINRTLFRICCIFWIVSPAEGNVIAKVVGSQVTLACNTSNITVQQLTWQLNSVTLISYRPEDMALFTSEEAANLKINMSLSGTELYSLVIDGVQRSHAGSYSCDIAALEGVRIHEWELIITEKKEGGKWRKQMHVIAVATTVLCVCCLIFIFTFTILRRVSDCRAEDNSEPAPVTEQTGDVYENCLEINVDRHRSCQPAHYKPRAHQC; encoded by the exons ATGTATACTTCCCCCCCCATTTCAAACCCAGATAACATTGTAGCGATGGATGATGTTTCTACATATTTGAGCATCAACAGAACATTGTTCCGGATATGTTGCATTTTCTGGATTGTCTCTCCTGCAG AGGGAAACGTCATCGCAAAAGTGGTGGGCAGCCAAGTGACCCTAGCCTGCAACACGTCAAACATCACGGTCCAACAGCTCACGTGGCAATTAAACAGTGTGACCCTGATCAGCTACAGGCCAGAGGACATGGCCCTGTTCACCAGTGAAGAAGCAGCgaacctgaagataaatatgtCTCTGTCGGGGACAGAACTGTACTCACTGGTGATAGACGGCGTCCAGAGGTCTCATGCAGGGAGCTACAGCTGTGACATCGCCGCGCTCGAGGGAGTGCGGATACACGAGTGGGAGCTGATAATTACAG agaaaaaagaaggtgGAAAGTGGCGTAAGCAGATGCATGTAATTGCTGTGGCTACAACtgttctatgtgtgtgttgcctgatctttatatttacttttaccATCCTGCGAAGAGTCAGTGACTGCCGTGCAGA AGATAACAGTGAGCCGGCTCCAGTAACG GAACAAACTGGGGATGTTTACGAGAATTGCTTGGAAATTAATGTTGATCGTCATCGCAGCTGTCAGCCTGCCCATTACAAGCCCAGAGCTCACCAGTGCTAA
- the si:ch211-214p13.3 gene encoding nectin-4 isoform X3 — MEELNNMWLMLLFLLNANTETNALQVIGGNQTVVQGRTVTFPCKLVDTTETLTQISWQRTTRVKTNNYFLTVLKTNGPEYVNGRDDRIKFIGNFNELNGSFQISNVSLLDEGIYTCIFTLFPSGSHNTYIHLDVLVPPDIRVKDNLPTLADKEVCIATCTAAGSKPPANVRWLTGSLAENLRATANSTHHDNGMTTTVSYLFGVPTIGINQQVVHCVVTSPALSKETEMPFTIQVYFAPMEVKIVENPKEDSFQCVADANPKAEFTWTRVDQAWPQSGVRVEGGTLQFLTRSPHLNGLYQCTAFNQYGRSFVYIFRSVISESCIVCWILFALLIVIVIVAAAVWHVYKHDKLPCLVSREAAATDGEMVEPIRL; from the exons GAACTCAACAACATGTGGCTCATGTTATTGTTCCTCCTGAACGCGAACACAGAGACAAACG CTCTCCAGGTGATTGGAGGAAACCAGACTGTGGTGCAAGGACGTACAGTTACATTCCCCTGCAAACTTGTTGACACCACAGAGACCCTCACCCAGATTTCATGGCAGAGGACGACCagagttaaaacaaataattatttctTGACGGTTCTGAAAACAAATGGACCAGAGTATGTCAATGGACGCGATGATCGAATTAAGTTTATTGGGAACTTCAATGAGCTTAATGGATCTTTTCAGATATCCAATGTCTCATTGCTGGATGAAGGCATCTACACTTGCATCTTCACTTTGTTCCCCAGTGGAAGTCACAACACATATATACATCTGGATGTGCTCG TGCCTCCTGACATACGTGTGAAGGATAACCTTCCTACTTTGGCTGATAAAGAAGTTTGCATTGCCACCTGCACGGCTGCTGGTTCCAAGCCTCCGGCAAACGTGAGGTGGCTCACAGGTAGCTTAGCAGAAAACTTGAGGGCAACAGCCAACTCCACGCATCATGACAATGGTATGACTACCACAGTCAGCTACCTGTTTGGAGTACCTACCATTGGAATCAACCAACAGGTGGTCCACTGTGTCGTCACCAGTCCAGCCCTGTcgaaagagacagagatgccCTTTACTATACAAGTTTACT TTGCGCCTATGGAAGTGAAAATTGTTGAAAATCCCAAAGAAGACTCATTTCAATGTGTGGCTGATGCCAACCCCAAAGCAGAATTTACCTGGACCAG AGTTGACCAAGCGTGGCCTCAGTCTGGTGTCAGAGTAGAGGGTGGAACGCTGCAGTTTCTGACCAGGAGCCCTCACCTGAATGGCCTCTACCAGTGTACCGCATTTAACCAATATGGAAGAAGCTTTGTTTACATCTTTAGATCTGTGATTTCAG AATCCTGCATTGTTTGTTGGATCTTATTTGCTCTTCTGATCGTCATTGTCATCGTAGCTGCAGCAGTGTGGCATGTTTATAAACATGACAAACTACCATGTTTAGTTTCAAG GGAAGCCGCGGCCACAGACGGGGAGATGGTGGAGCCGATACGTCTTTGA
- the si:ch211-214p13.3 gene encoding nectin-4 isoform X2: protein MEELNNMWLMLLFLLNANTETNALQVIGGNQTVVQGRTVTFPCKLVDTTETLTQISWQRTTRVKTNNYFLTVLKTNGPEYVNGRDDRIKFIGNFNELNGSFQISNVSLLDEGIYTCIFTLFPSGSHNTYIHLDVLVPPDIRVKDNLPTLADKEVCIATCTAAGSKPPANVRWLTGSLAENLRATANSTHHDNGMTTTVSYLFGVPTIGINQQVVHCVVTSPALSKETEMPFTIQVYFAPMEVKIVENPKEDSFQCVADANPKAEFTWTRVDQAWPQSGVRVEGGTLQFLTRSPHLNGLYQCTAFNQYGRSFVYIFRSVISESCIVCWILFALLIVIVIVAAAVWHVYKHDKLPCLVSREAAATDGEMVEPIRL, encoded by the exons CTCTCCAGGTGATTGGAGGAAACCAGACTGTGGTGCAAGGACGTACAGTTACATTCCCCTGCAAACTTGTTGACACCACAGAGACCCTCACCCAGATTTCATGGCAGAGGACGACCagagttaaaacaaataattatttctTGACGGTTCTGAAAACAAATGGACCAGAGTATGTCAATGGACGCGATGATCGAATTAAGTTTATTGGGAACTTCAATGAGCTTAATGGATCTTTTCAGATATCCAATGTCTCATTGCTGGATGAAGGCATCTACACTTGCATCTTCACTTTGTTCCCCAGTGGAAGTCACAACACATATATACATCTGGATGTGCTCG TGCCTCCTGACATACGTGTGAAGGATAACCTTCCTACTTTGGCTGATAAAGAAGTTTGCATTGCCACCTGCACGGCTGCTGGTTCCAAGCCTCCGGCAAACGTGAGGTGGCTCACAGGTAGCTTAGCAGAAAACTTGAGGGCAACAGCCAACTCCACGCATCATGACAATGGTATGACTACCACAGTCAGCTACCTGTTTGGAGTACCTACCATTGGAATCAACCAACAGGTGGTCCACTGTGTCGTCACCAGTCCAGCCCTGTcgaaagagacagagatgccCTTTACTATACAAGTTTACT TTGCGCCTATGGAAGTGAAAATTGTTGAAAATCCCAAAGAAGACTCATTTCAATGTGTGGCTGATGCCAACCCCAAAGCAGAATTTACCTGGACCAG AGTTGACCAAGCGTGGCCTCAGTCTGGTGTCAGAGTAGAGGGTGGAACGCTGCAGTTTCTGACCAGGAGCCCTCACCTGAATGGCCTCTACCAGTGTACCGCATTTAACCAATATGGAAGAAGCTTTGTTTACATCTTTAGATCTGTGATTTCAG AATCCTGCATTGTTTGTTGGATCTTATTTGCTCTTCTGATCGTCATTGTCATCGTAGCTGCAGCAGTGTGGCATGTTTATAAACATGACAAACTACCATGTTTAGTTTCAAG GGAAGCCGCGGCCACAGACGGGGAGATGGTGGAGCCGATACGTCTTTGA
- the LOC118120398 gene encoding uncharacterized protein LOC118120398 isoform X2 produces the protein MDDVSTYLSINRTLFRICCIFWIVSPAEGNVIAKVVGSQVTLACNTSNITVQQLTWQLNSVTLISYRPEDMALFTSEEAANLKINMSLSGTELYSLVIDGVQRSHAGSYSCDIAALEGVRIHEWELIITEKKEGGKWRKQMHVIAVATTVLCVCCLIFIFTFTILRRVSDCRAEDNSEPAPVTEQTGDVYENCLEINVDRHRSCQPAHYKPRAHQC, from the exons ATGGATGATGTTTCTACATATTTGAGCATCAACAGAACATTGTTCCGGATATGTTGCATTTTCTGGATTGTCTCTCCTGCAG AGGGAAACGTCATCGCAAAAGTGGTGGGCAGCCAAGTGACCCTAGCCTGCAACACGTCAAACATCACGGTCCAACAGCTCACGTGGCAATTAAACAGTGTGACCCTGATCAGCTACAGGCCAGAGGACATGGCCCTGTTCACCAGTGAAGAAGCAGCgaacctgaagataaatatgtCTCTGTCGGGGACAGAACTGTACTCACTGGTGATAGACGGCGTCCAGAGGTCTCATGCAGGGAGCTACAGCTGTGACATCGCCGCGCTCGAGGGAGTGCGGATACACGAGTGGGAGCTGATAATTACAG agaaaaaagaaggtgGAAAGTGGCGTAAGCAGATGCATGTAATTGCTGTGGCTACAACtgttctatgtgtgtgttgcctgatctttatatttacttttaccATCCTGCGAAGAGTCAGTGACTGCCGTGCAGA AGATAACAGTGAGCCGGCTCCAGTAACG GAACAAACTGGGGATGTTTACGAGAATTGCTTGGAAATTAATGTTGATCGTCATCGCAGCTGTCAGCCTGCCCATTACAAGCCCAGAGCTCACCAGTGCTAA
- the si:ch211-214p13.3 gene encoding nectin-4 isoform X1, with protein MEELNNMWLMLLFLLNANTQTNALQVIGGNQTVVQGRTVTFPCKLVDTTETLTQISWQRTTRVKTNNYFLTVLKTNGPEYVNGRDDRIKFIGNFNELNGSFQISNVSLLDEGIYTCIFTLFPSGSHNTYIHLDVLVPPDIRVKDNLPTLADKEVCIATCTAAGSKPPANVRWLTGSLAENLRATANSTHHDNGMTTTVSYLFGVPTIGINQQVVHCVVTSPALSKETEMPFTIQVYFAPMEVKIVENPKEDSFQCVADANPKAEFTWTRVDQAWPQSGVRVEGGTLQFLTRSPHLNGLYQCTAFNQYGRSFVYIFRSVISESCIVCWILFALLIVIVIVAAAVWHVYKHDKLPCLVSREAAATDGEMVEPIRL; from the exons ATGGAGGAACTCAACAACATGTGGCTCATGTTATTGTTCCTCCTGAACGcgaacacacagacaaacg CTCTCCAGGTGATTGGAGGAAACCAGACTGTGGTGCAAGGACGTACAGTTACATTCCCCTGCAAACTTGTTGACACCACAGAGACCCTCACCCAGATTTCATGGCAGAGGACGACCagagttaaaacaaataattatttctTGACGGTTCTGAAAACAAATGGACCAGAGTATGTCAATGGACGCGATGATCGAATTAAGTTTATTGGGAACTTCAATGAGCTTAATGGATCTTTTCAGATATCCAATGTCTCATTGCTGGATGAAGGCATCTACACTTGCATCTTCACTTTGTTCCCCAGTGGAAGTCACAACACATATATACATCTGGATGTGCTCG TGCCTCCTGACATACGTGTGAAGGATAACCTTCCTACTTTGGCTGATAAAGAAGTTTGCATTGCCACCTGCACGGCTGCTGGTTCCAAGCCTCCGGCAAACGTGAGGTGGCTCACAGGTAGCTTAGCAGAAAACTTGAGGGCAACAGCCAACTCCACGCATCATGACAATGGTATGACTACCACAGTCAGCTACCTGTTTGGAGTACCTACCATTGGAATCAACCAACAGGTGGTCCACTGTGTCGTCACCAGTCCAGCCCTGTcgaaagagacagagatgccCTTTACTATACAAGTTTACT TTGCGCCTATGGAAGTGAAAATTGTTGAAAATCCCAAAGAAGACTCATTTCAATGTGTGGCTGATGCCAACCCCAAAGCAGAATTTACCTGGACCAG AGTTGACCAAGCGTGGCCTCAGTCTGGTGTCAGAGTAGAGGGTGGAACGCTGCAGTTTCTGACCAGGAGCCCTCACCTGAATGGCCTCTACCAGTGTACCGCATTTAACCAATATGGAAGAAGCTTTGTTTACATCTTTAGATCTGTGATTTCAG AATCCTGCATTGTTTGTTGGATCTTATTTGCTCTTCTGATCGTCATTGTCATCGTAGCTGCAGCAGTGTGGCATGTTTATAAACATGACAAACTACCATGTTTAGTTTCAAG GGAAGCCGCGGCCACAGACGGGGAGATGGTGGAGCCGATACGTCTTTGA